The Phoenix dactylifera cultivar Barhee BC4 unplaced genomic scaffold, palm_55x_up_171113_PBpolish2nd_filt_p 000333F, whole genome shotgun sequence genome window below encodes:
- the LOC120105653 gene encoding uncharacterized protein LOC120105653, translated as MDVQEAVWGLAEDKAPGPDGYPPFFFRRYWCIIRRAVVEAVQFYFSHVGMTDDWKATFITLIPKRVDASEPSHYRPISLCTTLYKVVARIMVGRMTSLMPRIISQEQGAFVGGRSISDNILLAQEMMGDLQRASRRRCLMAVKLDMERAHDRIRWDFLRRALESFGFHRVWIDWILGCVQGPSFSILVNGTPSPFFRATMGLRQGCPLSPFLFIICSDVLSRAMHAACGNRELAPYCPAPGARPLSHLLFADDCLLLARARVSDARALQGVLTEYCVMSGQRVNLQKSTIFFSPSTEGRVRREIRATLGIQEQTGALVYLGVPITGRRLRVAECSTLLERVRSRLEGWRASSLSMMGRLTLIRSVLCSMPIYLMAHTVVPKTVLVGIERLMRSFLWGSYRGGHGIHLLAWERVCLPLREGGLGVQSLLVRREALLARRAVQLVLEPLGHWSQVMIARYGRAGLEGPAIGRRRRSFMWRDIGRYVPIALAHSRWLIGDGRSVDVMDDPWVDAVPLRLWPTTISIEVGEGLRVSDLLRPGEAEWDGDRLGQLFGEHLVERVRSIPLPRSAGPDARVWSTTPRASVGVGEVARLLQSGSQSGIDCGWVWRFGLHQRVALFLWKVAWERLPTCSVLCRRGMSLSPSCPDCGVEESVDHVLFHCVWARGVWSLTGILGATWSGRDLFLEEVRLWASAPQTRGLAIRVSCTAYQIWLARNARVFGERRLSLLFVMERARAQAAEIVQVDERRNGWRLTSRKRESRWIEVGPPAHDSMASCRGCVEPCQNCNDKKAGWEALAPYPEMGSVDSTILVLSMILLVDLLLLWPLGVAGYCICWIAVASAWIYRKCA; from the exons ATGGATGTGCAGGAGGCAGTTTGGGGTCTGGCAGAGGACAAGGCCCCTGGACCGGATGGCTACCCACCATTCTTCTTCCGTAGATATTGGTGTATTATTCGAAGGGCAGTGGTGGAGGCAGTTCAGTTTTACTTTAGCCATGTAGGGATGACAGATGATTGGAAGGCCACCTTTATCACATTGATACCGAAGCGTGTGGACGCTTCGGAACCGAGTCATTATAGACCCATTAGTTTGTGTACCACCTTGTATAAGGTGGTGGCGAGGATCATGGTGGGGAGGATGACGAGCCTGATGCCACGGATCATTAGTCAGGAGCAGGGAGCCTTTGTGGGGGGGAGGAGTATCTCAGACAACATTTTACTGGCTCAGGAGATGATGGGGGATCTGCAGCGAGCCTCGAGGAGGCGATGTTTGATGGCAGTAAAATTAGACATGGAGCGAGCCCATGACCGGATCCGATGGGACTTCCTACGGCGGGCATTAGAGAGCTTTGGATTCCACCGGGTTTGGATTGACTGGATTCTAGGATGTGTGCAGGGGCCTAGCTTCTCCATTCTGGTCAACGGCACGCCATCGCCCTTCTTCCGTGCTACTATGGGACTTCGCCAGGGATGTCCTCTGTCCCCATTTTTGTTCATTATTTGCTCGGATGTTCTTTCCCGGGCTATGCATGCTGCTTGTGGGAACCGGGAGCTGGCACCCTATTGCCCAGCCCCGGGTGCCCGACCTCTTTCACACTTATTATTTGCAGATGACTGTCTCCTACTTGCCAGGGCGAGGGTGTCAGATGCCAGAGCCCTCCAGGGTGTGCTGACAGAGTATTGTGTGATGTCTGGACAGAGGGTTAATCTACAAAAGTCTACTATCTTTTTCAGCCCTAGCACTGAGGGGAGGGTGCGCCGGGAGATCAGGGCGACTCTGGGGATACAGGAGCAGACTGGGGCCCTGGTGTATCTCGGGGTCCCCATCACAGGGAGGAGGTTACGGGTGGCAGAGTGCTCCACCTTATTGGAGAGGGTGCGGAGCAGATTAGAGGGATGGAGGGCCTCGTCTCTTTCTATGATGGGGAGATTGACGTTGATCAGGTCAGTTCTGTGTTCCATGCCTATTTACTTGATGGCTCACACAGTGGTGCCGAAGACTGTGCTGGTGGGGATTGAGCGACTTATGCGGAGCTTTCTTTGGGGCTCCTACCGGGGGGGCCATGGGATACATCTGTTGGCTTGGGAGAGAGTGTGTCTACCACTGAGGGAGGGTGGGCTGGGGGTGCAGTCACTCTTGGTACGACGCGAGGCTCTCTTGGCACGGAGGGCAGTACAGCTTGTTCTGGAGCCGCTCGGTCACTGGAGCCAGGTTATGATAGCCAGGTATGGCCGAGCGGGTCTCGAGGGCCCGGCGATAGGCCGGCGGAGGAGATCTTTTATGTGGCGAGATATTGGGAGGTATGTGCCTATAGCTCTGGCGCATTCGAGGTGGTTGATCGGCGACGGACGGAGTGTTGATGTGATGGATGACCCATGGGTGGATGCAGTTCCTTTGAGACTATGGCCGACGACTATCAGCATTGAGGTGGGGGAGGGACTCCGAGTTTCTGATCTCCTCCGGCCGGGAGAGGCAGAGTGGGATGGTGACAGGCTGGGCCAGCTGTTTGGAGAGCACCTAGTAGAGCGTGTTCGGTCGATTCCCCTTCCGAGATCAGCAGGTCCAGATGCCAGGGTCTGGAGCACTACCCCTCGAGCGAGCGTTGGAGTCGGAGAGGTTGCCCGGCTCCTTCAGTCAGGCTCACAGTCGGGCATAGATTGTGGCTGGGTGTGGAGGTTTGGGCTACACCAGAGGGTTGCTCTCTTCCtgtggaaggtggcctgggagcGGTTGCCGACATGCTCAGTGCTGTGTAGACGAGGTATGAGCCTTTCCCCCTCATGTCCAGACTGTGGGGTGGAGGAGTCGGTGGATCATGTTCTATTCCACTGCGTATGGGCGAGAGGTGTTTGGAGTTTGACTGGGATCCTGGGTGCCACCTGGAGTGGGAGAGATCTCTTCCTGGAGGAGGTTCGGCTGTGGGCTAGTGCACCTCAGACGCGGGGATTGGCTATCAGGGTGTCTTGTACAGCGTATCAGATATGGCTGGCCAGGAACGCCCGAGTGTTTGGGGAGCGTCGGCTTTCCCTACTTTTTGTGATGGAGCGAGCCAGAGCTCAGGCTGCAGAGATTGTTCAG GTCGATGAGAGGAGGAATGGCTGGAGGCTGACTTCTCGCAAGAGAGAGAGTCGGTGGATCGAGGTGGGTCCTCCTGCACATGACTCCATGGCTAGTTGTAGGGGTTGTGTGGAGCCTTGTCAAAACTGTAATGACAAAAAAGCTGGTTGGGAGGCACTTGCCCCCTACCCTGAGATGGGGAGTGTTGACTCGACAATTTTGGTCCTCTCGATGATCCTGCTTGTGGACCTCTTGCTGCTGTGGCCGCTTGGGGTGGCTGGCTACTGCATATGTTGGATCGCAGTAGCTAGTGCCTGGATATATCGAAAATGTGCTTGA
- the LOC120105647 gene encoding probable carboxylesterase 2, with product MVWAVRAGAEELRGGMRIRGLVLIHPYFCGKEPVGMESRDPRVRERMESTWGFVCGWKKGLEDPLVDPLRGEGMEGLGCEQVLVSVAERDFLRERGRAYYEGLKGSGWGGKVELMESEGEEHVFHLQNPTGEKALRKATTASGLQRESGEREWTFRRESE from the coding sequence ATGGTCTGGGCGGTGCGGGCCGGGGCGGAGGAGCTGAGGGGTGGGATGAGGATCAGAGGGCTGGTGTTGATCCATCCGTACTTCTGCGGGAAGGAGCCGGTGGGGATGGAGAGCAGGGATCCGCGGGTGAGGGAGAGGATGGAGAGCACGTGGGGGTTCGTGTGCGGGTGGAAGAAGGGGTTGGAGGATCCGCTTGTGGATCCGCTAAGGGGGGAGGGGATGGAGGGGTTGGGGTGCGAGCAGGTGCTGGTGAGCGTGGCGGAGAGGGATTTcttgagggagagagggagggcatACTACGAGGGGTTGAAGGGGAGCGGGTGGGGAGGGAAGGTGGAGCTGATGGAGTCGGAGGGGGAGGAACATGTGTTCCATCTCCAAAATCCTACAGGGGAGAAGGCTTTGAGAAAGGCGACAACAGCGAGTGGATTGCAGAGAGAGAGTGGGGAAAGGGAGTGGACCTTTaggagagagagtgagtga
- the LOC120105652 gene encoding uncharacterized protein LOC120105652, whose product MVISEPNELPWVLCGVYASTDYRVRRTLWGELTSLLTQGVPTMVVGDFNCILSSEEKRGGRQYSDSVDRREFREFVGRNGLVDLGFSGPRFTWCNNQSGQARVWERIDRAIASPDWIQRFSAYQVSHLARIASDHCPLLISTEAGSVHHSPFRFEKLWLSYPQSWDVVREAWSVPVRGDAMQRVSRRLELTKRRLRRWNRETVGNVFRRLEEVEAAILDAQGREDRGEELTETDMVDLRRSLASHHSLLRQQEIFWRQKSRIQWVKDGDRNTNFFH is encoded by the coding sequence ATGGTCATTTCAGAACCAAATGAACTCCCGTGGGTGTTGTGTGGGGTTTATGCTAGCACCGACTACAGGGTAAGGAGAACCCTTTGGGGAGAATTGACTAGTCTGTTGACCCAGGGAGTACCAACAATGGTGGTAGGGGACTTTAACTGCATCTTAAGctcagaggagaagagaggaggtagACAATACTCTGATTCGGTGGATAGGAGGGAGTTTCGTGAGTTTGTGGGGAGGAATGGATTGGTGGACCTCGGCTTTTCTGGACCTCGTTTCACCTGGTGTAATAATCAATCCGGGCAGGCTAGAGTGTGGGAGCGGATCGACAGGGCCATTGCATCCCCAGACTGGATCCAGCGTTTTTCAGCCTACCAGGTTAGTCATCTAGCTCGGATTGCCTCTGACCATTGCCCTCTTTTGATATCGACAGAGGCAGGATCGGTGCACCATAGCCCCTTCCGTTTTGAGAAGTTGTGGCTGTCATATCCCCAGTCATGGGATGTAGTCAGGGAGGCGTGGAGTGTGCCAGTACGAGGGGACGCTATGCAGAGGGTGTCACGCAGGCTGGAGCTCACCAAACGCCGGCTTCGGCGTTGGAACCGGGAGACTGTCGGCAATGTCTTTAGGAGgttggaggaggtggaggcagcGATTTTGGACGCCCAGGGGCGGGAGGATCGAGGAGAGGAGCTTACGGAGACCGATATGGTGGATCTGCGGCGATCACTAGCCTCCCATCATTCCTTGTTGCGCCAGCAGGAGATCTTCTGGAGACAGAAGTCCAGAATTCAGTGGGTCAAGGATGGTGACCGGAATACCAATTTTTTTCACTGA